A genomic stretch from Oreochromis niloticus isolate F11D_XX linkage group LG11, O_niloticus_UMD_NMBU, whole genome shotgun sequence includes:
- the herpud2 gene encoding homocysteine-responsive endoplasmic reticulum-resident ubiquitin-like domain member 2 protein isoform X1, whose translation MDSGPVDSPVTLVIKAPNQKYEDQTINCFLNWTVEKLKSHISSVYPSKPLSKDQRLVYSGMLLQDHLQLRDVLRKQDEYHMMHLVCTSHSPPGSPMPRSPSSTTASDSSSSESAGSISPATTPNQESQSASSSSSSSDPASFDGLRYRGGFTQYPQSTAGVPQWPDAAQVPLHGGLPANMPPHPMYMPMQMLWWQQMYARHYYMQYQAAVAASQPPSTSPPSSPTPSPHQPAQPNAVQPPLGPNAAPNALPENQPPNPIQMNAQGGAVLNDDEMNRDWLDWLYTLSRVAVLLSIVYFYSSFSRFVMVVGAMLLVYLHQAGWFPFRPEQQNLRGGGRVPQEEAERHQDIQEMERLMDEGMEDDDSGEDGGGRAEDQGRAAAAAGLREPSFITVAWSFISTFFTSLIPEGRPHPDN comes from the exons ATGGACTCTGGGCCAGTTGATAGTCCTGTAACCTTGGTCATTAAGGCCCCCAACCAGAAGTATGAAGACCAGACCATTAACTGTTTCCTTAACTGGACTGTGGAGAAGCTAAAAAGTCACATCTCGAGTGTGTACCCCAGCAAGCCG ctgtCCAAAGACCAACGGCTGGTGTATTCAGGAATGCTCCTTCAAGACCACCTGCAGCTCAGAGATGTGCTTAGAAAG CAGGATGAATACCACATGATGCATCTCGTATGTACCTCTCACAGTCCCCCCGGCTCGCCTATGCCTCGGAGTCCCTCCAGCACGACTGCTTCTGATTCCAGC AGTTCAGAGAGTGCTGGCTCCATCTCTCCTGCCACCACACCAAATCAGGAAAGTCAGTCagcctcttcatcctcctcctcttctgatCCAGCGAGTTTTGATGGGCTGAGATACCGCGGAGGCTTCACCCAATATCCTCAGAGCACCGCTGGTGTCCCTCAGTG GCCTGATGCTGCTCAGGTTCCCCTTCATGGGGGCCTACCTGCCAACATGCCCCCCCACCCCATGTACATGCCAATGCAGATGCTGTGGTGGCAACAGATGTACGCTCGTCACTACTACATGCAGTA TCAAGCAGCAGTAGCTGCCTCGCAGCCTCCCAGcacctcccctccctcctcccccACCCCCTCACCCCATCAGCCTGCCCAACCCAACGCTGTGCAGCCACCACTGGGACCTAACGCGGCCCCCAACGCCTTGCCAGAGAACCAGCCGCCCAACCCCATCCAGATGAACGCTCAGGGCGGGGCCGTCCTAAACGACGACGAGATGAACCGCGATTGGCTGGACTGGCTTTACACATTGTCTCGCGTGGCCGTCCTGCTCAGCATCGTCTACTTCTACTCTTCTTTTAGCCGCTTCGTCATGGTGGTTGGAGCCATGTTGCTTGTCTACTT GCACCAGGCTGGCTGGTTTCCCTTCAGGCCAGAGCAGCAGAAcctcagaggaggaggaagagttccacaggaggaagcagagagacACCAGGACATACAGGAAATG GAACGACTGATGGACGAAGGAATGGAGGACGATGACAGTGGCGAGGATGGAGGTGGAAGAGCAGAGGATCAGGGCCGGGCGGCGGCTGCTGCTGGCCTTCGAGAGCCGAGCTTCATTACAGTCGCGTGGTCCTTCATCAGCACCTTCTTCACCTCACTGATCCCCGAGGGACGACCCCACCCAGACAACTAG
- the herpud2 gene encoding homocysteine-responsive endoplasmic reticulum-resident ubiquitin-like domain member 2 protein isoform X2: MDSGPVDSPVTLVIKAPNQKYEDQTINCFLNWTVEKLKSHISSVYPSKPLSKDQRLVYSGMLLQDHLQLRDVLRKQDEYHMMHLVCTSHSPPGSPMPRSPSSTTASDSSSSESAGSISPATTPNQESQSASSSSSSSDPASFDGLRYRGGFTQYPQSTAGVPQCQAAVAASQPPSTSPPSSPTPSPHQPAQPNAVQPPLGPNAAPNALPENQPPNPIQMNAQGGAVLNDDEMNRDWLDWLYTLSRVAVLLSIVYFYSSFSRFVMVVGAMLLVYLHQAGWFPFRPEQQNLRGGGRVPQEEAERHQDIQEMERLMDEGMEDDDSGEDGGGRAEDQGRAAAAAGLREPSFITVAWSFISTFFTSLIPEGRPHPDN, encoded by the exons ATGGACTCTGGGCCAGTTGATAGTCCTGTAACCTTGGTCATTAAGGCCCCCAACCAGAAGTATGAAGACCAGACCATTAACTGTTTCCTTAACTGGACTGTGGAGAAGCTAAAAAGTCACATCTCGAGTGTGTACCCCAGCAAGCCG ctgtCCAAAGACCAACGGCTGGTGTATTCAGGAATGCTCCTTCAAGACCACCTGCAGCTCAGAGATGTGCTTAGAAAG CAGGATGAATACCACATGATGCATCTCGTATGTACCTCTCACAGTCCCCCCGGCTCGCCTATGCCTCGGAGTCCCTCCAGCACGACTGCTTCTGATTCCAGC AGTTCAGAGAGTGCTGGCTCCATCTCTCCTGCCACCACACCAAATCAGGAAAGTCAGTCagcctcttcatcctcctcctcttctgatCCAGCGAGTTTTGATGGGCTGAGATACCGCGGAGGCTTCACCCAATATCCTCAGAGCACCGCTGGTGTCCCTCAGTG TCAAGCAGCAGTAGCTGCCTCGCAGCCTCCCAGcacctcccctccctcctcccccACCCCCTCACCCCATCAGCCTGCCCAACCCAACGCTGTGCAGCCACCACTGGGACCTAACGCGGCCCCCAACGCCTTGCCAGAGAACCAGCCGCCCAACCCCATCCAGATGAACGCTCAGGGCGGGGCCGTCCTAAACGACGACGAGATGAACCGCGATTGGCTGGACTGGCTTTACACATTGTCTCGCGTGGCCGTCCTGCTCAGCATCGTCTACTTCTACTCTTCTTTTAGCCGCTTCGTCATGGTGGTTGGAGCCATGTTGCTTGTCTACTT GCACCAGGCTGGCTGGTTTCCCTTCAGGCCAGAGCAGCAGAAcctcagaggaggaggaagagttccacaggaggaagcagagagacACCAGGACATACAGGAAATG GAACGACTGATGGACGAAGGAATGGAGGACGATGACAGTGGCGAGGATGGAGGTGGAAGAGCAGAGGATCAGGGCCGGGCGGCGGCTGCTGCTGGCCTTCGAGAGCCGAGCTTCATTACAGTCGCGTGGTCCTTCATCAGCACCTTCTTCACCTCACTGATCCCCGAGGGACGACCCCACCCAGACAACTAG
- the pkdc gene encoding uncharacterized protein pkdc, with amino-acid sequence MKQEYQDLILQACDASSLRVGAKIQTLWSGYGEIVRLHLEGCDRPSVVVKHVKFPEEAEHPGGWNTDRSHTRKVKSYQVETHWYQNYSTNQSCRIPACLAACSYGDEMLIVLEDLDVAGYDQRRTSVKDREIKACLSWLAHFHALFLGVAPEGLWPVGTYWHLETRPDELEAMDDAELKAAAGDIDRILNECRFKTIVHGDAKLANFCFSQSGKDVAAVDFQYVGGGCGMKDVVYFLGSCMDERECEKRVPGLLDYYFSELKLSLKKDIDFHALEKEWREMFAFAWTDFHRFLLGWRPGHWKINRYSKQLTKEVLRKLKQ; translated from the exons ATGAAACAGGAGTACCAGGACCTCATCCTGCAGGCATGTGATGCTTCATCTCTGCGAGTCGGTGCTAAGATCCAGACCCTGTGGAGTGGTTATGGGGAGATAGTCCGGCTGCACCTGGAGGGCTGTGACCGGCCCTCCGTGGTTGTAAAACACGTCAAGTTTCCAGAGGAAGCCGAGCATCCCGGGGGTTGGAACACAGATCGATCCCACACACGTAAAGTGAAATCCTACCAGGTGGAGACACATTGGTACCAAAACTATTCCACCAATCAGAGCTGTCGCATCCCTGCCTGCCTAGCTGCCTGTTCCTATGGCGATGAGATGCTGATCGTGCTGGAGGATCTGGACGTGGCCGGTTACGATCAGAGGAG gaCGAGCGTTAAAGACAGGGAGATAAAGGCTTGCCTGAGCTGGCTTGCTCACTTCCACGCTCTCTTCCTGGGTGTGGCACCGGAGGGTCTGTGGCCTGTCGGTACCTACTGGCACCTGGAAACCCGGCCAGACGAGTTGGAAGCCATGGATGACGCTGagctcaaagcagcagcaggCGACATTGACAGGATACTCAATGAGTGCCGTTTCAAGACCATCGTTCATGGAGATGCCAAATTAGCTAATTTCTGTTTTTCCCAGAGTGGGAAGGATGTGGCAGCTGTGGACTTTCAGTATGTGGGCGGGGGCTGCGGGATGAAAGATGTTGTATATTTTCTAGGAAGTTGTATGGACGAGAGGGAGTGTGAAAAGAGGGTACCCGGACTGCTGGACTACTATTTTTCAGAACTAAAGCTATCGTTAAAAAAAGACATAGACTTTCATGCCCTTGAGAAAGAGTGGAGGGAGATGTTTGCATTTGCTTGGACAGACTTTCATCGTTTTCTGCTGGGATGGAGGCCGGGACACTGGAAGATCAACCGATACAGTAAACAGCTGACAAAGGAGGTTCTGCGCAAGCTGAAACAGTAA